Proteins encoded by one window of Bacillus rossius redtenbacheri isolate Brsri chromosome 3, Brsri_v3, whole genome shotgun sequence:
- the LOC134529997 gene encoding caldesmon-like — MSDEMFGTKRQMEPVIHRASESVPQSRAPEASRSERASQFLRVELLKSRLAASERRASESVPQSRAPEEPSRSERASQFLRVELLKSRLAASERRASESVPQSRAPEEPSRSERASQFLRVELLKSRPAASERRASESVPQSRAPEEPSRSERASQFLRVELMKSRLAASERRASESVPQSRAPEASRSKRASQFLRVELLKSRLAASERDSSSESSSYSVSQQASESVPQSRAHEEPSRSKRARQFLRVELLKSRLAASERQASETVPQSRAPEEPSRSERASQFLRVELMKSRLAASERQASESVPQSRAPEEPSRSKRASQFLRVELLKSRLAASERASRATRVEAGSHGAKWRADSPRRGSVGSRLRAPPQSSAAGA, encoded by the exons ATGTCTGACGAAATGTTCGGGACGAAAAGACAGATGGAACCCGTCATCCAC CGAGCGAGCGAGTCAGTTCCTCAGAGTCGAGCTCCTGAAGCGTCTCGCAGCGAGCGAGCGAGTCAGTTCCTCAGAGTCGAGCTCCTGAAGAGCCGTCTCGCAGCGAGCGAGCGA CGAGCGAGCGAGTCAGTTCCTCAGAGTCGAGCTCCTGAAGAGCCGTCCCGCAGCGAGCGAGCGAGTCAGTTCCTCAGAGTCGAGCTCCTGAAGAGCCGTCTCGCAGCGAGCGAGCGA CGAGCGAGCGAGTCAGTTCCTCAGAGTCGAGCTCCTGAAGAGCCGTCTCGCAGCGAGCGAGCGAGTCAGTTCCTCAGAGTCGAGCTCCTGAAGAGCCGTCCCGCAGCGAGCGAGCGA CGAGCGAGCGAGTCAGTTCCTCAGAGTCGAGCTCCTGAAGAGCCGTCTCGCAGCGAGCGAGCGAGTCAGTTCCTCAGAGTCGAGCTCATGAAGAGCCGTCTCGCAGCAAGCGAGCGA CGAGCGAGCGAGTCAGTTCCTCAGAGTCGAGCTCCTGAAGCGTCTCGCAGCAAGCGAGCGAGTCAGTTCCTCAGAGTCGAGCTCCTGAAGAGCCGTCTCGCAGCAAGCGAGCGAGACAGTTCCTCAGAGTCGAGCTCCTATAGCGTCTCGCAGCAAGCGAGCGAGTCAGTTCCTCAGAGTCGAGCTCATGAAGAGCCGTCTCGCAGCAAGCGAGCGAGACAGTTCCTCAGAGTCGAGCTCCTGAAGAGCCGTCTCGCAGCAAGCGAGCGA CAAGCGAGCGAGACAGTTCCTCAGAGTCGAGCTCCTGAAGAGCCGTCTCGCAGCGAGCGAGCGAGTCAGTTCCTCAGAGTCGAGCTCATGAAGAGCCGTCTCGCAGCGAGCGAGCGA CAAGCGAGCGAGTCAGTTCCTCAGAGTCGAGCTCCTGAAGAGCCGTCTCGCAGCAAGCGAGCGAGTCAGTTCCTCAGAGTCGAGCTCCTGAAGAGCCGTCTCGCAGCAAGCGAGCGA gctTCCCGTGCCACGAGGGTGGAGGCAGGCAGCCACGGAGCGAAGTGGCGCGCAGACAGCCCGCGGCGGGGCTCTGTGGGCTCAAGGTTGCGAGCGCCGCCGCAGAGCAGCGCTGCGGGCGCCTGA